The genomic window GCTTTAGCTGCGTCCCGGCGGGAACGCATCAGAGATCAACGCTCCCGCACGGAGCCCAAGACTTCGAAACGGCTATCGCCATTCCGCTCCACATTCGTTCCTTAACCAAAGGGAGCCACTTCACCCAGCAAGACCGCGCAGCTGAAGCTGAGCGGGTACGTCCCGATCCAGCGTCTCAGTAGGACAGCAGCTTCAGCTGCGTCTCGGCGGGGATGCATCAGAAATCAACCTACCCGCATGGAGCCCAAGATTTCGAAACGGCTATCGTCGTTCCGCTCCAAATTTCCCTTTCCCCTTCTCCTAGGACTTAGAGTCCCAAGGTGACTTGGATCTCTTGGTCGCGGATCTCAAATCCTTTGAGAACGGCAGCAGCCAGAGCGATCTTGAAGTCTTCGGTATTCAACTTGTAGACGGGGATGTCCTGAAGAAATTGCTGTGAGGCCTTGGTCACGGCTTGGACCACTTGATCCGAGAGATTCGAGGGAACACCGGGGATGTCGATTTTATCGACGGTCGGCTCATTGAGGAAGAACTGGAGTGTCTCGGAATCATAACGAAGTCCCGAGGAAAGCTGAACGCTTCCGGAGTAGGACTTGCCCAAAAGGCCTCCGCCGAGTCCGACTTTGGCGTCCATCCCAATCTCAATCCGATTGGAGGACTCCAGGAGCTTAACCACTGGATTCGAGTAAGTCACCTCGACAACAGTGAGATAGGTATCGCTCTTGGGGAAAGCCGTTTCCAACGCTTTATCGATCATTGGTTGGGTGATCGAGACGGTGATTCCCTTCGTCTTCAGGAAGATGAAGGAGGCGATGCCTAGGACGATAAGAATAACGAGAGCGATAGTCAGCTTTTTACCCATAGGCGAAATCTTCCTAAAATCCGCACAAGGAGCAAGTCCTGAGAATCACGAATTATTCACAAAAGTCCCTTTTTCAGGGTAATTCCTACAATTTCGTTACGTCCCGCCATCCCTTTTCGCCAAGGCTCATGCACCTTCTCCAGAAATTCAAAGGACTTTTCTACCCACACTTGGAGAGACTCCAACCATAGTCCTCTCAATCCGGAGCACCTTCATTTTCTTCTAGATCGGTATACTCACCCATCCAAATCCCCACACGATCCGCACCTCCCCCTAAAAAAAAACGGCGCCCCGAAGGACGCCGTTGTAAAAGTTTCTGGACGAATCGATTAGACCGAAGAGGAGGTTTCCTGACGGAATGTCAGTTCCTTGCGGTCTGGATTCTTGTCGATCTGAATCGGTTCGCCGGGCTTAATCGATCCGCCGAGGATCTCTTCGGCCAATCCATCCTCAATGTAACGCTCAATGGCGCGACGGAGAGGGCGGGCGCCGTATTTCTCGTCATACCCTTCCTCGAGGAGGAAGTCGCGAGCGGCGTCGGTCAGCGTGAAGAAGATGCCGCGGTCCTTCAGGCGATCCAGCACGGTCTTCAATTCGAGATCGACGATCCCCTTCATGTGGGTGCGGTCGAGTGGACGGAAGATGATCAACTCGTTCAAACGATTCAGGAACTCTGGCTTAAAGAGCCTCTTGGTCTCGTCGAGAATCCGATCCCGAGCCTTGTCGAAATCAGCCATGGTGTCTTCCGAACCAAATCCCATGGAGGAATTCTTCTGGAGGATCTCAGCTCCGACGTTCGAAGTCATGATGAGAATCGTGTTCCGGAAATCAACCCGGCGACCGAGGCTGTCGGTCAAGCGACCTTCTTCCAGGACTTGGAGGAGGAGCTGAACCACATCCGGATGCGCCTTCTCGATTTCGTCGAGGAGGATGACCGAATACGGACGGCGGCGAACCGCTTCCGTCAACTGCCCACCTTCTTCATAGCCGACGTAGCCGGGAGGCGAGCCGATGAGACGCGAGACGGAGAATTTCTCCATATACTCGGACATGTCCACCTGAATGATGGCATCTGAGCTGCCGAACATCGATTCTGCCAAGGTCTTGGCCAAGTGAGTCTTCCCCACCCCTGTCGGCCCGAGGAACATGAACGAACCGATCGGGCGGCGAGGATCCTTGAGATCCGCACGCGAACGACGCAAAGCCCGAGAGATTGCAACCGTGGCCGGATCCTGCCCAATGACTTGAGACTGCAGATCCTGCTCGAGGTGGAGCAATTTGGCACTGTCCTGCTGCTCCATCCGGGTCAGCGGGATGCCGGTCCAGTCGGAGATCACATGAAGGATGTCGTCGTCGCTGACGGTGATTTTCTGCTCTTCCCGGCTCTTTTTCCAGGCCTCGAGCTTCTCTTCCCGTTCTTTGCGAAGGCGTTTTTCCTCATCGCGGAAGCGGGCGGCATCCTCGAAGTTCTGAGCGCTGATGGCCTCTTCCTTCTGGGTGCAAACGCCGTCAATCCGGTCCGTGTATTCCTCGATCTCCGGAGGACGCTCCAGTGAGTTGATGCGGGCGCGCGAGCCCGACTCGTCGATCACGTCGATCGCCTTGTCTGGGAGAAAACGGCCGGTGATGTAGCGGTCCGAGAGCTTGGTCGCGATCTCGAGAGCTTCATCGGTAAACTCTACCTTGTGGTGCTCTTCGTATTTCGAACGAATGCCCTTGAGGATCTGGATCGAATCTTCGACCGAGGGAGGATCGACCTTGACCGACTGGAAACGTCGATCGAGTGCACTATCCTTCTCAATGTGCTTGCGGTATTCGGCCAACGTCGTCGCGCCGATGCACTGCAACTCGCCACGGCTGAGGGCTGGCTTGAAGATGTTCGAGGCATCCATGGCCCCTTCGGCGGCTCCGGCCCCGACAATGGTGTGGAGCTCGTCGATGAAGAGGATGACGTTCCCGCACTTGCGGATTTCGTCCATGACTGCCTTGATCCGCTCCTCGAACTGACCGCGATATTTTGTGCCCGCAACCATCAAAGCGAGGTCGAGGGTGATCACGCGTTTATCGAGGATAATCTCCGGAACCACGCCCTGCGAAATTTCCTGGGCGAGGCCTTCGACGATCGCCGTCTTCCCCACCCCGGCTTCTCCAATGAGGACCGGGTTGTTCTTGGTGCGCCGGCAGAGGATTTGAATGACGCGACGGATCTCCTTCTCGCGGCCAATGACCGGATCGAGTTCCCCTTTCTTCGCCATTTCCGTAAGGTCACGACCGAAGGACTTGAGCGCCGGCGTTTTCACTTCCTTGCGCTCTTCCTGTGGATTCGAGCCGACCCCTGCTGCTTCGGCGCCCGCTTCCGGGTTCTCGCTGAAGTTCGGATCGAGCTCGATGAGGATTTCGTTCCGGCAGCGTTCGATGTCGACGTCGAGTGAGCGAAGTACGCGCGCGGCGACTCCGTCCCCCTCCCGCAAGAGACCCAGCAGAATGTGCTCGGTCCCCACATAGCTGTGGTTGAGGGCCTTGGCTTCTTTATTGGCCAGGGCCAGCACCTGCTTCACGCGGGGGGTGTAAGGGATGTTGCCGGTCGGCTTGGTCTCGGGACCTGTACCCACCTGCTTTTCCACAGCGCTGCGAACGGTATCCAAACTCAAGCCGAGCTTCTGGAGGACGTTGACCGCTACGCCTTGACCCAGGTTGATCAGGCCGAGCAATAAGTGTTCGGTACCAACGTAGGTGTGGTGAAAACGGTCGGCCTCCTTTCGGGCGAGAGCGAGGACCTGCTGCGCGCGAGGCGTAAAATTGTTCATCGGCTCCATATATACCTTTCTATTACGGTGTGATCAAAGAGTCAACGGGCACATGATTTTTGTCCCATTGGGTCAAGATGGCGCTGCGTCATAATCCGGTTCAGCGATTGCGGAGAAGTTGCGCCGCGCCGAGGAAGCGCGGAGTGCGTCCCGGGCCGCAGATTCGATTTCGGATTCCGCAAGATACTGCACATGAGCGGGTTGGGCTTCAATAAAGAGCCGATCCACCAGACAGCGCGTGTCCTTGGGGAACATTCCAAAATCGGTTCCGAGCCGGATCAATGACAGCAGACTCATACCCTCTCCT from Puniceicoccus vermicola includes these protein-coding regions:
- a CDS encoding ATP-dependent Clp protease ATP-binding subunit → MEPMNNFTPRAQQVLALARKEADRFHHTYVGTEHLLLGLINLGQGVAVNVLQKLGLSLDTVRSAVEKQVGTGPETKPTGNIPYTPRVKQVLALANKEAKALNHSYVGTEHILLGLLREGDGVAARVLRSLDVDIERCRNEILIELDPNFSENPEAGAEAAGVGSNPQEERKEVKTPALKSFGRDLTEMAKKGELDPVIGREKEIRRVIQILCRRTKNNPVLIGEAGVGKTAIVEGLAQEISQGVVPEIILDKRVITLDLALMVAGTKYRGQFEERIKAVMDEIRKCGNVILFIDELHTIVGAGAAEGAMDASNIFKPALSRGELQCIGATTLAEYRKHIEKDSALDRRFQSVKVDPPSVEDSIQILKGIRSKYEEHHKVEFTDEALEIATKLSDRYITGRFLPDKAIDVIDESGSRARINSLERPPEIEEYTDRIDGVCTQKEEAISAQNFEDAARFRDEEKRLRKEREEKLEAWKKSREEQKITVSDDDILHVISDWTGIPLTRMEQQDSAKLLHLEQDLQSQVIGQDPATVAISRALRRSRADLKDPRRPIGSFMFLGPTGVGKTHLAKTLAESMFGSSDAIIQVDMSEYMEKFSVSRLIGSPPGYVGYEEGGQLTEAVRRRPYSVILLDEIEKAHPDVVQLLLQVLEEGRLTDSLGRRVDFRNTILIMTSNVGAEILQKNSSMGFGSEDTMADFDKARDRILDETKRLFKPEFLNRLNELIIFRPLDRTHMKGIVDLELKTVLDRLKDRGIFFTLTDAARDFLLEEGYDEKYGARPLRRAIERYIEDGLAEEILGGSIKPGEPIQIDKNPDRKELTFRQETSSSV
- a CDS encoding DUF1439 domain-containing protein, translated to MGKKLTIALVILIVLGIASFIFLKTKGITVSITQPMIDKALETAFPKSDTYLTVVEVTYSNPVVKLLESSNRIEIGMDAKVGLGGGLLGKSYSGSVQLSSGLRYDSETLQFFLNEPTVDKIDIPGVPSNLSDQVVQAVTKASQQFLQDIPVYKLNTEDFKIALAAAVLKGFEIRDQEIQVTLGL